The window ACTCGTTATAGCGCCGGAAAAAATAACTGATATAATCAAAATCGATGGGTGACATTTTCGCCTGGCGATATCAAAAAACAAAAAGATCATAATGTAAGGTCTTTTTTGCATTTTCTTTGGACTGCAACTAAAATATAGCATAATAGCAGTACCTGGATCAAAGCCCAGAGAGCCCAGTATAGATGTGAAGCTAGCATGTAACTACTGGTCTCGACATATAGGGCATCAAGGTCCTTATCAGATATCTGTCATCAAAGGCAACTTAGATATACTTTGTCAAATGTGTACAACATTTGCAATTATTGATATTAAGTTCAACTGTTTTCTCCCTACCTTCACAAGTTAGGGGTAAGCTCTACGactctgtgtacactctaccctccccaccctccccagacaccacatgtgggattacactggttttgttgttgttgttgttgtaagttcAACTGTTTTCTATTGGTGGCAGACACAGTAATACAGTAGCGTTCCAAGTCTTAATCCCATGATTTCTTCCAACAAATCCACAGGAGCGTGCATATAATATCAATGTGTTTATGTTCCAGAAAACCAGATCGTCCAGCTACACTATTGAGAGGACATGGGCATAAGAGGATTTGTTATTTTCAACACATCAATATGGCATGTAAAGCTCTGTGGTGAAAGAAACATTAATCCTTCCAAACTTGATGGGAAGAAAGTCTTTCAAACTTCTCTCTGGCACTAAATCACGATACTATCTTAAAACCTTCATTTTTGGTCAATTAGATTATGCCTTTTCCGAGATTGTTTTACACATGCTTTCCACCCAGAAACTTCTCCATTGAGTTTGCTATATATCCTCTTTTGTATCATCGGAAtgtttctgattttttttatttttttattttggctAAATAATTGTTTCACATATAATAGCAGTAGACAAGTCCTGTCCTAGCTATACAACATGCACTATTAAGTATGAAGAAGTTTCAATTTTTTCCCACATTTACCTCATTCGGTCGGTCAGAATCCAAATAGTGCCTGAAGAAATGAAACTGCTCATCCTTACTTGGATATCTACATGTTGAACCATCTCTAATATTAGTCTTCATTTACAACAAAATATCACCATAAAGATAAGAGGGAAAAGAAGGGAACTGGAGGACGTGGAGAAAGAGATGCAGAGAGGGAGAAGCAACATACAAGGTGTAATCACAATCATAGCCAGCATATTCATTGAAGTGATTCCCTATGTCAAAACCCCTATAATTGTAAGATCCATACTCAAAATCAATGAAATACAGCTTTCCTGAATTTTGATAAATGGAAATGAGGTTAGTACAAACAGTAAGTTAACGTAACTAAGAGAAAACTCATCAAGCATTCTTCCAATATGATAGCAAACACCAACATCAAATTTAGAGATGTCAGCCATTAGATACAATCTAGAAACCAGGTTGAAGACTTATAAACCATTCAGATATATTTTCTTAACAGGATAGACTATTTTATTTGATGATATTTATCATATGGAAAGtttgtcaaatgaaaaatggACGCAGGAATGTTTAACTGTTCAAAAGAAAAAATTGGACGCAGGGGTGCCCTGGTAAATTCCATCCAAAGACTTATGTTGCATCTTTATCAGAGTATACAAGCCGAATCAGATAAAATTAGTTCCCTTACTAAACATAAACCTTAAGAAGGACGAACAAGCAATAGTGACCAGCTATATGTTCATCTAAGCATAAAAATTTGCAGAAGTATTACCAAATAGTCCACAATGTGCATAATCAATTAAGAGTTCTAAATGATAGGGGTTTCCTCTCCAATAGATGAAAAAGCATCTCGAGGTTACTGAATTTTATAATGACCGggagaggagggggggggggggtgtggagaATTTCTAATTGAAAATGTCACTACAGAAGAAAGTACCTCTATCAAAATGTAAAAACATTGGAAAGCTAGATCATAAGTACCTTTATCCTCATTAAGCATCAGATTACCAGAGAGTAAGTCATTGTGCGCAAACACCACCGGGGCATTAAGACGGTCCGTCAATTCCTGTTCAGAATTGCATGTCATGAAACAAAGGAATATACCCATTTAATACGTGAAGCTATtttccagaccccacttgtggtaTTACACAaggtatgttgttgatgttgttgtaagCTACTTTAATAATGCCATTCTGGCCCAATACCAAATGAATTTCTGTACTATCATCTGCTTTACAGAGGTAGAAGTAGTAACACAGATAAATAAACCCTAAAGAAAACTCCTCAAGTTAACTTCCTATATATTTCAGGTTTCTTAAGTTCAAAACTATGCTACAATTATGGAATGTTAAAAAAAGCCAAGAAAGAGCACCCTATGTGGGAAATAAGTTCCCTTAACTTGGAAACCTACAACATTTCATCTGTGCCAACTTTTGGATGTGATTAACTACTAGAAAGACCTACGATGGAAATATATACAAAGCCATCCAATTTGAAGTAATCTGCATGGAAGTATGATGGAAGATGAGTCAACACCTAAAAAGTTCTTTGGAGGTTGTCATAGCTGCCATAGGAGATTGCCTAGATCTCTCCAGCGAGATAAAAAGAGAAACAACAGTTAACTTCAGAAAATGATGTGCTGAACATCTTCTAGCTATTGATTTCTCCATAAGGGGATAAGGGAAAATTGCTAGCATATGGTCTCAAAATAGCAAATCTGTGAAAGCAAACTGATTTAATACAGATTAATAAATATGTTAAATGCTTGTAGGGCTGAAATTTGCACTGTCATAAAGAAGATAAAGGGAAATCCCCTCCCCTAAGGTGAACAGCAAATAATAATTAGAATAAAAATCAAGTACATGCTCATGGGAGGTTGCACTACCTTGAGTTCTATGATTTCATTATGAACTTCCTGGAACAAAATTGTCTCATACTTTATCTTCTTCTCACCATCATCAAATTGGAGAGTTGATGCTATAAAAATGGAAAAGCACTCACGCATGAGAGGATCTTTCGTGGTAGCAGTTAATTCAGTACAAGCTTTCCAGTCTGTGAGACTAGAGGGTCCATACATATTATCCAATCTGGGATGAATGATTTCTCGGTAATATAATATCACTGGAGAATGTTCAGTGAAGGATGCACCTTTCGTGAAGAACTTGAGCACATCATTCCATACTTGAGGTTCTTTCGAGCCCGGAATTTCCACCTGATGGAACTTTCGAAGTTGCTTTGCAATTTCAGCAGCAAGCTTGGGGTTTCTCAAGTCTGTTGAAGAAGTTAAAAGAAAATGACAActaatttgcatataataataacaCCAAGAGATTGACGAGAAGTGAAAATGTAGGTATCCCCGAAAAACAGAGGGACCACAAAGTTGCTTTGACAAGCCCAAGATACACCTAAACTAACGTGTAAGTGCAACAGGTCAAACAAGATCTGTTGATGAAAGGGCTCAAAGGCAACTATTGTGTTAAACTTTAGTCCTGCTGCAGGGGCTTATAAAGCTCTCCTTTCTAACGTGCTCTTCTCAACCTAGTTTGTGGATAAGTTTTATAAGATCCAAagcacacaacaacaacaacatacccaatgtaatcccacaagtggggtctggggagggtagagtatacCGAAACTTCTTTTCTATTAAACTACTTCAGAAGAAGAAGCAGACCCACAGAAAGATGATGAAATGACCACGTCAATTAGGTAAAAAAAGATGGATCTTGAAGAATGCAGGGTTATACAAATAAAGATCAATAAGGCTGGTCAAAAATGAAAGGCTTAGGATAATCAACTATCTTAGAAGATTACAATCTTTTATGCACATTTTGGTTGCTAATAATAAAAGAAATTCCAGCCTATGTAATGACCatctttttatttcttcaaaatggACCAATTAATATTCGGTTACCattctcaaaagaaaaaaaaagggggggccAATCAATATTACATTCTTTAAGAGATCTAACAACTACTACAACATGAACCATGGACGAAATATGTCAAGCATATGATATGGACTATTTATTACCAGATGTAGCCCCTTCGGCCCTTACATGGATTCCTTGGAGAGGAACAAGAGAACCCTTAAGAGGTGGAAATGAGTTAAAACGGTATAGGGcatgttttttatttttggtcAACTTTTGGTGCAACCACAAAGTTCCTGTTAGTATAGATGACATGATTAGGTATCATTCATAAAATTTATTCCTTTTCTGTAGGTTTTTACTTTTTGTAAACAACTAGTACACTGAGCTTTCCCAAACAACATCATTCGTAAGAAAATTCTTTTTTTGGTAGGTTTTTACTTTTTTGTAAACAACTAGTATACTGAGCTTTCCCCACAACATCACTAAATTATTTATTTATCAAAAAAGGGAACTTTTTATTACCCGTTTGGCCTTGGCTTGGATGATTGGCCATATAAAAGCAGCTACAGAATCTGGAAGTCAAACCTTAAACCTAAGGGAATGACTTTGCTTTTGATGGTTTGACTAAATACATGAAGTTCTCTTGACACAAAATGAAAACCAATGGGAACATCACAACATAGGATGGAGGTGGATTGCAGATTATAAATTCAATATTCATTTTCACTCTTCAACAAATTTAACTACATATGGACTTCCTTGAACGTATCTTACTTTAGATAGGTTTCCTAGAAGTCTATAAATAATAGGTATTCTGTTTTCAGGAACCTTTAGATAAATCGACATCGCGAGTTTGACCTAATAGGATATAGTGTACTAGTAGAATGTTGTGTTTTTATGTTAATGAAAGATGGTGTTTTTCTGTTAATGAAAGATGGTTCAAGGGCTTTGAGGTGCACAGAGGGCAACGATGTACACTATCCATTTCATCATCTATATGCAAATGATACTCAGCAGTTTTCCTGAACCAGCAGCACGTCAACTAAGGTACCTGATATATATTTTTGAGTGTTTTCGAGGCTGTCTCAGGACTTCATGTCAATTGGTCAAAGCAGGCTAATTCCAGTTAACTCATTGCGAGATTTTACAAGGCATGACAACTATTCTTGGCTGTCAAGCGGAAAAAAATCTTCCAAcagtttaggtttttttttttttttttttttttcaaagcaaatccaacaGTTTAGTTGGATCTGCCTTTAGGGGCAAAACATAAGGCAGAATCTATATGGCTGGAGGTGGTGGAAAGATGTAAAATGAGATTATCCAGCTGGAAGAAAAATAACCTTTTCTatggtggggtggggggggggggggggggggggggaagagaaTCTTGATACTTATTAATAGTGTGTTGGATTCAATGCCAACATATATTATGTCTTTGCCTGTTAAGGTAAACAGGAGAATTAGCTAGTTACGGAGAGATTTCTTATGGAAAGGCAATAGAGGGTAAGACTTTCAACCTGGCCAAGTAAAGCATCGTCACTATAAAGAAACAGGAGGGTCGGCCAAAGGCGGATCAAGGATTTAAACTTTATGGGTCCAAGTTTGAAATCCTACCACAGTTCATTTGATATATAGGATTTAATCTATTATTTGTACTATTTACTGAAATTTTTTCACACATATACAGTGCCTGAGCTAAGCTATTGAGTTCAGATGAACCCGAGCCCATACTACATCCGCCCTATTGGTTGGGCATCAAGaacttaaggggtcgtttggtgtgaaggataagcaaaaatagtcccgggataaaattttagtgcctccttatcccatgtttggttggaataaaaatccgggataactaatcccgggattagttatcaaGGGATTGTAcccgggataacttatcccggattagttatcccgggattagcTGTTTCCCAACCAAACAAGCACTAAGAGTATAGAATAGGAGCCTTTTGATTAAATGGCTATGAAGAAATAGTGTTGAAGACAATGCTATAAGGAGGAAGGTTATCACAGTCAATTTTGGTCAAGAGAACGTGTGGTGTTCAAAGACGGGCGCTCCACCACAAGGAATAGGTATGGGAGAAATATCAAAGCACTATGGCCAAGTTTTTCACAGGACATAGGAATCAAGATAGGCAATGGAAGAAAAATCTCCTTCTCTGACATAATTGCACAGGAGCGGGGATTACCCTGTACGCACCCGAAggatagcggctgcgggttcccttgtcatcaaaaaaaaaaaaaaattggctaaggtTACTTTCCTCTTAGAAATCAATTTCTCACTCTTTTTAACCTTGCACAGGACACCAACTTTATACTAGCACAAAACAGGGAGGGAAACATTTGGAACATCACTTTCAGAAGAAATCCTAATGAAGCAATGAAGATTAAACTAAATTGGAAGGGTCAGGCAAATGAATCATTTCCAGTTAGTTCATGGTACagtcagaaggaacaatcatattACTCAGGGACAATGGAATAAGGGTTGGAAAACCTATTTCCCAGTCGAAGTGATCTCTGAGGCTAATAATCAAAGAATCATACTTGACTCAAGATACTCTACAAAGAAGGGGGATACAATTAGCCAACGGATGTTACATGTGTAGAGAAGAATCGAATCAAACAATCATTTATTCCTTCACATTTCTTTCACTTCACGTGTTTGGAAAAGATTGAGCCAAGAAAAGTTTCATAATTTCTTTTGAGCTGGAACAGGAAAGGACTGACTAAGCACTTAAAGAAGACTGGGAAGACCATACCTGCTTACATTTGGAGGTGCATCTGAAGAGAAAGGAACAGGATGCTTCACAGGACAAgaaaacactattttgaaagtcAGATCTGATTGCATCAGTTGATAGCTTTCTGGTGTCATGTAGAAACAGGAAAGGACGCAGAAACACTACCACACTTCATAGAAATTTTTGTATAGACACTCGGGGTTTTAGCTCTTTCTGATGTTTCTACTTTTTGGATGTAATTGCAGCACATTCTTAAGTGCTGGTCTTGATATCAATAATACTTAACATCTCAAACAATAAAACTATATAGTTTACTTCTTAGTTTTCTTCTTCAAAAAGTTCTTCCCAGATCTTTCTTTTTTTGAATAAGAAGTTCTTCCCAGATCTTCTGATGCCTAGTCCTAAATAATTCTGAATAGGAAAGGGAAACACGTGAAAAATTTCAAAATCACAAAGGAAATATAAACTCTGGACTGGTAGCCAAAAGTCATTTACACTAAACCACGAATAGTGTCTACTACATATAAGCTACAAATGGAAGTCTGGTTAAATGCCTACCTGAGGGTGTTAAAGTGCGTGCATCAATAAATGACTGAACAATGCCATTCCCAAATACTCCAAGCAACTTGGCACCAAACCCAGCCGCTGAGAGGTATTGAATTGCCTAAGGAAAAGAACTTAACAATCATAAAGTGTGTATGATTCATGGACATGACCATAGTTACAAGAATTAAATCAATAAACCTTCTAAGTTCAGAGGAGAGTGGATGCATCCATTGAAAATACAGATTTCACCCACGAAGATGTGGAATCATGGGCTAAACTTATGCAAGAAATAACATATTAACTGATCACAAAAAGCTTAGACCTATGTAGTCAAAACCTGACAGGAAATATATGTCAAGAACAAAAGTAAACTTGCATATGTTCAATCAGAACATCTAGAATCAAAGAGCCGATTTCTTGTATTATTCTGAAGAATGGTAAATGTACAACTTCTAACAATAATAAGTGAGAAAAATCTTAATAATTAGGCATGAACACTAGAGATTTTGTGATATAAAGGTGCTCGGATACTAGGACTCCAAAATACTCTCTCTGCAGAGTAATTCAACTAGTtccctccccttttttttttttggataaggtAGTTCCCTCCCCTTTTCTTCGCCTCAATTTGAACAAAACAGAATTTAAAGTGAAGTGCAAAAACAAGGCAAACTCCGCCATTAACTTGGGACAATAAGATACTGTGGTTATCCCATTTTACATTGCATATTACTATTTGAAGTTTATTTTTTCTTTGCTTACCATTGTATTTATTTAAAACAAAATTGAGGAATCAATGTCTAGAACAAAATTAAATTTCGTAGTCCGAACACCGTTTTCTTCTTAAGATAGATAGATTTCAAAATGTTTAGCAGGTTGACTGGCTTATTTGCCCCACCGGATAAGACTACAAGACTCACACATGAGGTCTACGCATACTCTTCTTGAAAGCAATCCTACTTACAAACAAGACGAGATAAGCAGATAACCCTTTTGCAGTCGACTTAAGTTACTCAAAATTCAACTGTTTCCGGTCCATATGATAAGAATAATGCACGTTACAATAAAATCAACAGAAGCCTCTGAAACTAACCTGCAGTTCTCGTTCACGGTTAATGACACATTCAGTATTAGGACCATATAACCTAACTGTCATACTTTCATTCTTTCCATCATCTTCTCTTACAGATACTTTTAGCACtgcaaaaagaaataaaatattgttAGGACATACTTAAGTCATACAATATTTCGGTCAACAAAAACTTTAAAAGTGAATCATTCTTTTGTCATAGGAAACTACATATGGTAATGGTATACGCCAAAATTTAGAATGATATATTAGGAAAGCAAATGAAGGCTTACAAATAGCAAattcaaaccaaaaaaaaaaaagttacgcACATAAATTTGTGATGCCACCAGACACCGTCTCAACAGAGAAGTGAGAATCATCCAGACATGACCATCGGTTAAACAAGTCCTTGCACAGTTCTCTGCACAGTTTCCAACCAAGTTCAGAAATAGAAGAGGAAGAACAAAAATTAGTCCCAATATACAGGTGCATGCATATGTAAAAAATTACTTTTGAGTGTGGGAAGAATAGATAGAGTGCATCCATTTTACATACACATTTCATCAGCCTAATAAACCATATCCCAATTAATTTCACATGTACTTGTTACAGCAATAACCAGAGGGAGACCTTTTTCTTTATAATCATGGGGTCCTGACAAGCATATGCACCACGACTAGCTCACTGGATACCTGTTGCCTCCTAACAATGTAGGTAATGGGTAATGAACCTACCAAGGCTTAGACAAATGGAAAAAATTCACCTAGTGTCGCCTTCGCTAGGATTCAACCTTGGTTTTCCAAGGTTGTCACTCCAATTCTTCGTCCGCTAGATCACTCCCTTGGAGGCATAACTAGAAGCCTTTGAAATAGCAAAATCTTGTATTTTGATTATCCTCAAAACTAAAAGTTCATCCGTCAAATGATACATTGTTGCCGTCAAGCTACGTAAAATAGATAAATTTATGCACTCACTACATCTCATGGTACAATTTATTAACATTACATTCATATTTGAATGCCAAAATGGTGCGCTATGCTCTTGGAGCAAGTGAAATACTTTGAAATGAGCAAATGTTAATTCTATACATCCAACAATAAGAATTCTGGTTTTCATACCATAAATGaggactacaacaacaacaacatacccagtgtaaggggtctggggagggtggtgtgtacgcagccttacccctactttgtgaaggtagagaggctgtttcctatagaccctcggctcaaataaAGCATAACACACCATAAACGAGGACTGATACTCAAAAAACCTACTCCTGAAATAGTCGAATATCATTTCAACCAGTAGGATCATGAAGCTTTAATATCATGTCTAACAGTGTTACGTATCATTAACAACCTGAAAAGACCTTAAGTAATCACTTTACACTGGTCCACAGTGAGTCAATGTTAATTGAACATAAAATTTTTACAATATTTCAACTCAACTCAACTCAAATTATACTTTTCTTAACGTAAACGAAATTGACAAGGCCTCCATCGAtcctactactccctccgtctctaTATGTTTGGCTTGGTTTAATTGGATACAGAGTTAAGAGACGAAATAAGACTTTTGCCACATAAGTTAACATAAATAAATACCAATACTTAATCAAAGGCATAATACATAGATAGACACCTTAACTTGGCGTCACCTGGCAACTAAACACTCCAACTTTGAGAATGCACAGCTAGACACCTCAACTCGTCCCTATTGTGTCTCGTGGACATCCGACGCTGACGTGGCACATAAATTTTGgatttggaggtgtctagatgatcattttaagttggagtgttcaattTACACCGTGGAGACgagttgaggtgtctagatgatcgtTTTGCAAGTTGAAGTGTTCAACTGACAGTAGAGGtccaagtttaagtgtctatctatgTATTCTTCCCTTACTCAAATTTTGTTTTGTATCCAGTGGGGCTTATAATAAGTCATCCAAAAGCACAGCCACAACCTAAAGCTAGCAtcgaaaattaaaataaatagctCAAAGAAATATGTCATCCCACATTCATATAAGCGGAAATCGAAACAGAGCTCAAAGCTAAATTTAGACTTGATTATGTGTGCACTTACTTTTTCTTCAGCTTCACAACACTTTCTATCTGAAAAACAAATATCTAACTTCAATAGCAACATAGACGGCCTAAATTctttttttccttccttttttgATAATGCTAATACCCTAACCATCTTCTTCTGTGCCCCTGGACTGTTCCACCAGAATTCTTAACATAAGGAATGTGGACCTAATTAGCATTAttcagtcaaacctctctataacagcgtCGTTTGTCCTGATACTTGGCTGCTATAGCGAGAACATATAATatactc is drawn from Lycium barbarum isolate Lr01 chromosome 8, ASM1917538v2, whole genome shotgun sequence and contains these coding sequences:
- the LOC132606249 gene encoding probable ethanolamine kinase isoform X1, with translation MGAVKKIWNAMEVADGAPNTKFASSPLTVDHTLSIPHMKPQIVELCKDLFNRWSCLDDSHFSVETVSGGITNLLLKVSVREDDGKNESMTVRLYGPNTECVINRERELQAIQYLSAAGFGAKLLGVFGNGIVQSFIDARTLTPSDLRNPKLAAEIAKQLRKFHQVEIPGSKEPQVWNDVLKFFTKGASFTEHSPVILYYREIIHPRLDNMYGPSSLTDWKACTELTATTKDPLMRECFSIFIASTLQFDDGEKKIKYETILFQEVHNEIIELKELTDRLNAPVVFAHNDLLSGNLMLNEDKGKLYFIDFEYGSYNYRGFDIGNHFNEYAGYDCDYTLYPSKDEQFHFFRHYLDSDRPNEISDKDLDALYVETSSYMLASHLYWALWALIQAKMSPIDFDYISYFFRRYNEYKKQKEKCFALAKSYLSKPELGERST
- the LOC132606249 gene encoding probable ethanolamine kinase isoform X2 is translated as MGAVKKIWNAMEVADGAPNTKFASSPLTVDHTLSIPHMKPQIVELCKDLFNRWSCLDDSHFSVETVSGGITNLLLKVSVREDDGKNESMTVRLYGPNTECVINRERELQAIQYLSAAGFGAKLLGVFGNGIVQSFIDARTLTPSDLRNPKLAAEIAKQLRKFHQVEIPGSKEPQVWNDVLKFFTKASTLQFDDGEKKIKYETILFQEVHNEIIELKELTDRLNAPVVFAHNDLLSGNLMLNEDKGKLYFIDFEYGSYNYRGFDIGNHFNEYAGYDCDYTLYPSKDEQFHFFRHYLDSDRPNEISDKDLDALYVETSSYMLASHLYWALWALIQAKMSPIDFDYISYFFRRYNEYKKQKEKCFALAKSYLSKPELGERST